The following are encoded together in the Bacillus sp. V2I10 genome:
- a CDS encoding Na+/H+ antiporter subunit D, translating to MNNIVMLPLIVPLLAGILLIFFNKYITIQKWMSVIASLIAVIISFLLVLDVRENGILTVEIGSWAPPYGIVFVADMFSSLLVLTTSIIGMTSILFAFRSIGAERERFYFYPAVQFLLTGVTGAFLTGDIFNLFVFFEVMLMSSYVLIVLGGTKPQLRESIKYIIVNIFSSALFVITVAYLYAVTGTLNMADLSQIISENGQTGILTVIAILFLVVFGMKGAIFPLYFWMPGSYQAPPAVVTALFGALLTKVGVYSITRVYTLIFIHDTGYTHQILAWLSVLTVLFGVIGAVAYWDIEKIVIYNIIVAVGVILFGVAVFNSPGIEGAIYYLIHDMIIKGALFMLTGAMIVITGTSDLRKMGGLLKNHPLLAWMFFIAAIALAGIPPLSGFVGKLKIVQGGFEAGEYVFALFVLISSLLVLYSIMKIFINGFWGEVKLAKEQEKGSTKGLLFPIAVLIALSIAFGVGTEAAAPYITQAAETLLDPSIYIQAVLKE from the coding sequence ATGAATAATATCGTGATGCTGCCTCTCATTGTTCCATTATTGGCAGGTATTCTTTTAATCTTTTTCAATAAATATATAACCATCCAAAAGTGGATGAGCGTTATTGCATCTTTAATAGCAGTTATCATTTCTTTTCTGCTCGTTTTGGATGTCAGAGAAAATGGTATTCTCACAGTGGAAATCGGAAGCTGGGCACCTCCATACGGGATTGTATTCGTTGCAGATATGTTTTCCAGTCTGCTCGTTTTAACAACAAGCATCATCGGAATGACTTCTATACTGTTTGCCTTCCGTTCAATCGGGGCTGAAAGAGAGCGTTTTTACTTTTATCCGGCTGTTCAGTTCCTGCTGACTGGTGTAACAGGCGCTTTTTTAACTGGCGATATCTTTAACCTGTTTGTCTTTTTTGAAGTGATGCTTATGAGCTCGTATGTACTGATTGTCCTTGGCGGAACAAAACCGCAGCTGAGGGAATCTATTAAATATATCATAGTGAATATTTTTTCCTCAGCTTTATTCGTCATCACTGTTGCTTACTTATATGCAGTAACCGGCACACTGAATATGGCAGATTTGAGTCAGATAATCAGTGAAAACGGACAAACAGGGATATTGACTGTTATTGCGATTTTATTTTTAGTCGTTTTCGGCATGAAAGGTGCAATCTTTCCGCTTTACTTCTGGATGCCGGGATCTTATCAGGCGCCTCCAGCTGTGGTAACAGCTTTATTTGGAGCTTTGTTAACAAAGGTCGGCGTATATTCCATTACCCGGGTATATACACTCATTTTCATTCATGACACGGGCTATACGCATCAGATTTTAGCATGGCTCTCTGTTCTGACCGTTCTGTTCGGAGTGATTGGAGCAGTTGCATATTGGGATATAGAAAAGATTGTGATTTATAATATCATTGTCGCAGTAGGCGTCATTTTGTTTGGAGTTGCAGTCTTTAATTCACCTGGGATTGAAGGGGCCATTTACTACTTGATCCACGATATGATCATCAAAGGCGCCCTCTTTATGCTTACAGGTGCCATGATTGTGATTACAGGCACAAGTGATTTACGGAAAATGGGCGGACTGCTGAAAAATCATCCTCTCCTGGCGTGGATGTTCTTTATCGCCGCCATTGCCCTTGCTGGAATTCCTCCATTAAGCGGTTTTGTCGGCAAGCTTAAAATTGTCCAGGGCGGCTTTGAAGCCGGAGAATATGTCTTTGCTTTATTTGTACTGATATCAAGCTTGCTTGTTCTCTACTCCATTATGAAAATTTTCATCAATGGATTCTGGGGTGAAGTCAAGCTTGCGAAAGAACAGGAGAAAGGCTCGACAAAAGGTCTTCTCTTTCCAATCGCTGTCCTGATTGCTCTATCGATTGCTTTTGGGGTTGGAACGGAAGCAGCTGCACCGTATATCACTCAAGCTGCTGAAACGCTGCTTGATCCATCAATCTATATTCAAGCCGTGCTGAAGGAGTAG
- a CDS encoding DUF5366 family protein has translation MKNTYFTSYFPLISILLFSTSFSISTVMMVLKVLKRLGVYGGMLEFFSENGIKLALFIVFALIYFMIFSALKLIADTVTELSLLFFSKDVNGESLKKIRLGSAFYLIAAALSLLLIQYGIGIFAVFLLATLCYFIFVVYQFSFFLTSFSLIGLVLFHVLFWSIFLFGILYICMRLYNSVMASLPV, from the coding sequence ATGAAAAATACATATTTTACAAGTTACTTCCCCCTGATTTCCATTCTGCTGTTCAGCACATCTTTTTCAATATCTACTGTCATGATGGTTTTAAAGGTGCTTAAGAGGCTTGGTGTTTACGGGGGAATGCTTGAATTCTTTTCGGAGAATGGAATCAAATTAGCCTTGTTTATTGTTTTTGCCCTTATTTATTTTATGATTTTTTCCGCTTTAAAGCTTATTGCAGATACAGTAACAGAGCTTTCTCTGCTGTTTTTTTCAAAGGATGTGAACGGCGAAAGCCTGAAGAAAATCAGGCTTGGATCAGCGTTCTATTTAATTGCAGCTGCTCTTTCTCTGCTGCTCATTCAATATGGAATCGGAATTTTCGCTGTCTTTCTGCTGGCCACGCTGTGTTATTTCATATTTGTTGTTTATCAGTTCAGCTTTTTCTTAACATCGTTCTCGTTAATTGGACTTGTTTTGTTTCATGTGCTGTTCTGGTCTATCTTTTTGTTCGGCATCCTTTATATTTGCATGAGATTGTACAACAGCGTGATGGCGAGTTTGCCCGTATAG
- a CDS encoding Na(+)/H(+) antiporter subunit F1 codes for MLDLILKISLLIIAISTVLYLYRLIKGPSIPDRVIALDAIGINLICITALISVMLRTNAFLEVILLLGILTFIGTVAFAKFLEKGEIIENDRNR; via the coding sequence ATGCTCGACCTGATATTAAAAATCTCACTTCTCATCATAGCTATTTCAACTGTTTTATACTTGTACAGGCTGATCAAAGGGCCATCGATTCCTGACCGTGTTATTGCACTTGATGCCATTGGAATTAACCTGATTTGCATTACGGCCCTCATTTCAGTTATGCTCCGAACCAATGCTTTCCTTGAGGTCATTCTGCTGCTTGGAATCCTGACATTCATTGGAACAGTTGCCTTTGCAAAGTTCCTTGAGAAGGGAGAGATAATCGAAAATGATCGTAATCGCTAA
- the mnhG gene encoding monovalent cation/H(+) antiporter subunit G — MIVIANIIIGYFILQGALLSLIAAFGVVRLPDAYTRNHAASKSATLGVISILLGVFFYFWLIEGHLNARIILGIVFVFMTAPVAGHLIMRAAYNTKVPLWEESVQDDLESDRKKESVKG; from the coding sequence ATGATCGTAATCGCTAATATCATTATCGGGTATTTCATTCTTCAGGGGGCACTGCTTAGTCTGATAGCAGCCTTTGGGGTTGTCCGCCTGCCTGATGCCTATACGCGCAATCATGCCGCTTCCAAGAGCGCAACGCTTGGCGTCATCAGCATCCTGCTTGGTGTATTCTTCTATTTTTGGCTGATTGAAGGCCATTTAAATGCACGAATTATACTGGGTATTGTGTTTGTCTTTATGACAGCACCGGTTGCCGGGCACCTTATTATGAGGGCTGCCTATAACACGAAAGTGCCGCTTTGGGAAGAAAGTGTTCAGGATGATTTAGAATCAGATCGGAAAAAAGAAAGTGTAAAAGGATGA
- a CDS encoding Na+/H+ antiporter subunit E, producing MAFQILLNFSIAFTWMFLKNEYSVQDFFNGYFFGLLMIFALRRFFNHRFYLWNIVAVLKLLYIFNRELIMSNLAVLKIVLAPKITARPGIFKLETELKKDWEITILANLITLTPGTLVVDVSGDNRFLYIHAMDLEDAEEARKDIKNTFEKAIQEVSR from the coding sequence ATGGCCTTTCAAATTTTACTTAATTTCTCTATTGCATTTACATGGATGTTCTTAAAGAACGAATACTCCGTTCAGGACTTTTTTAACGGCTACTTTTTTGGACTGCTGATGATTTTTGCGCTTCGCCGTTTTTTCAATCATCGGTTCTATCTATGGAATATTGTCGCCGTTTTAAAGCTCCTTTATATTTTCAACCGTGAGCTGATTATGTCTAATCTTGCGGTATTAAAAATCGTGCTTGCACCTAAAATCACAGCCCGGCCCGGGATTTTCAAGCTTGAAACTGAGCTGAAAAAAGATTGGGAAATTACCATTCTGGCGAATTTAATTACCTTGACGCCCGGGACTCTTGTCGTTGATGTCTCAGGCGATAACCGCTTTCTGTATATTCATGCGATGGACTTAGAAGACGCAGAAGAAGCAAGAAAAGATATTAAAAACACGTTTGAGAAAGCCATTCAGGAGGTGAGCCGCTAA
- a CDS encoding thiol-disulfide oxidoreductase DCC family protein, which yields MSKGKILLFDGVCNFCDGTVQFVLKHDKKAVFKFASLQSDAGQRILAHHSLPLSDFDSFVYMDGDRVYLKSTAALHVLKELGGLFRLTFLFIVIPRPIRDYIYSLLAMNRYKWFGKKESCTLPSPEARERFL from the coding sequence ATGTCAAAGGGAAAAATTTTATTATTTGATGGTGTGTGCAATTTCTGTGATGGAACCGTGCAATTTGTGTTAAAGCACGATAAAAAGGCTGTTTTTAAGTTTGCCTCCCTTCAGTCTGATGCGGGACAGCGAATTCTTGCTCATCACAGCCTTCCTCTTTCAGATTTTGACAGCTTCGTTTATATGGATGGTGACAGGGTTTACCTCAAATCTACCGCTGCTCTGCACGTATTAAAGGAGCTTGGCGGTTTATTCCGGCTAACCTTTCTATTTATAGTCATCCCAAGGCCTATCAGGGATTATATTTATAGCCTTCTTGCCATGAACAGATACAAATGGTTTGGAAAGAAGGAATCGTGTACACTCCCTTCTCCTGAAGCAAGAGAAAGATTTTTATAG
- a CDS encoding MFS transporter, which translates to MWTANFFVAASATMIMPFLSLYLSTFGDFSDDYVRKWAGYVFGISFLMAFLVSPLWGRFGDKYGYKKILLITGSGIATSILLMGFVKSVHELFLLRLVMGAVTGFIPTSLALISAQTKKEVAGRTLGTLQMGTVSGGLFGPLIGGLLADQFGFTYTFFITSGVIYISVLLVAFGIKEAPLGIKEKKKKSYTRKQVLQHIFKSPLLLTIMFLTLLVQIGNFSIQPLLALYVSELHGPVNLAFFSGLAFSATGAGNLIASRRWGSLGDRIGHEKVLIGLLVASVFCFIPQALVQNLWQLMIFRFLFGMAIGGIIPCITAFIRQTAPVSMQGEVLGYNVSFKFLGNVVGPVLGGIIAGSFGISAVFYVTAGLFLCSAILLWKSLRSEQKALAKVS; encoded by the coding sequence ATGTGGACGGCTAACTTTTTTGTTGCAGCAAGTGCGACAATGATTATGCCCTTTTTGTCTTTATACTTAAGCACATTTGGCGATTTTTCAGATGACTATGTGCGCAAATGGGCTGGCTATGTATTTGGCATCTCTTTTTTGATGGCTTTTCTTGTTTCTCCTCTATGGGGAAGATTTGGAGATAAGTATGGCTATAAGAAGATTTTGCTGATTACAGGCTCCGGCATTGCAACAAGCATTCTTTTAATGGGTTTTGTAAAATCTGTTCATGAGTTATTTTTGCTGCGGCTTGTGATGGGTGCTGTTACTGGATTTATCCCGACTTCTCTCGCTTTAATTTCAGCACAGACTAAAAAGGAGGTTGCAGGACGCACACTCGGAACCCTTCAGATGGGGACGGTATCAGGAGGCTTATTCGGACCGCTTATTGGAGGTCTTCTCGCTGACCAGTTTGGTTTTACGTACACGTTTTTCATTACCTCAGGCGTTATTTACATATCTGTCCTTCTTGTTGCTTTTGGGATTAAAGAAGCACCGCTGGGAATAAAAGAGAAAAAAAAGAAATCGTACACAAGAAAACAAGTCTTGCAGCATATTTTTAAATCTCCTCTCCTCTTAACCATTATGTTCTTAACCCTCCTTGTCCAAATTGGCAATTTCAGCATACAGCCGCTGCTCGCTCTTTATGTGAGCGAACTTCACGGTCCGGTCAATCTGGCATTTTTCTCAGGACTCGCTTTTTCCGCCACTGGCGCCGGCAATTTAATCGCTTCAAGGAGATGGGGTTCTCTTGGTGATCGGATTGGACATGAAAAAGTGCTGATTGGATTATTGGTCGCCTCTGTCTTCTGTTTTATTCCGCAGGCGCTTGTACAGAATTTATGGCAGCTGATGATTTTCCGTTTTCTGTTTGGCATGGCAATTGGCGGCATCATTCCCTGCATTACGGCATTTATTCGCCAGACAGCACCTGTATCTATGCAGGGTGAGGTCCTTGGCTATAATGTCAGCTTTAAGTTTCTCGGCAATGTCGTCGGACCTGTTCTTGGCGGAATCATTGCAGGCAGCTTTGGAATCTCTGCTGTTTTTTATGTAACAGCCGGATTGTTTCTGTGCAGTGCGATTCTATTATGGAAAAGCCTGCGCAGTGAACAAAAAGCCCTGGCAAAAGTGAGCTGA
- the kapD gene encoding 3'-5' exonuclease KapD — protein sequence MADHHQLIFIDFEFTMPEGKANPRGFYPEIIEVGIVSIINQTAHKQFSSYVRPVQFPFLSNRCKSFLHISQAQVNSGISFQELITILKEFADFPKTTVVTWGNMDMKVLRQNCQKNNADFPFTGKFRDLSMEYKKFFGDRNQTGLWKAVEEYGKKGTGRHHCALDDALTTYNIYNLVENDKRYLQKPTPTTIGDRIDFSKVMNKFAT from the coding sequence ATGGCTGATCACCATCAATTAATTTTTATTGATTTTGAATTCACCATGCCAGAAGGAAAAGCCAATCCTCGCGGATTTTATCCTGAAATAATCGAAGTAGGAATCGTCTCCATCATCAATCAAACCGCACATAAACAATTTTCCTCTTATGTAAGGCCAGTTCAGTTTCCCTTTTTATCAAATCGCTGCAAATCATTTCTGCACATTTCTCAGGCACAGGTTAACTCAGGTATTTCCTTTCAGGAATTGATCACGATCTTGAAGGAGTTTGCAGACTTTCCGAAGACAACCGTTGTGACGTGGGGGAATATGGACATGAAAGTACTCAGGCAAAATTGCCAGAAGAATAATGCTGATTTCCCTTTCACCGGCAAATTCAGAGATTTATCAATGGAGTACAAGAAGTTTTTTGGAGACAGAAATCAGACGGGTTTATGGAAAGCTGTTGAAGAGTATGGGAAAAAAGGAACAGGCAGGCATCATTGCGCATTAGATGATGCACTGACCACCTACAATATTTATAATCTTGTTGAAAATGACAAACGATATTTGCAAAAACCAACGCCAACGACAATCGGAGACCGGATTGATTTTTCAAAAGTCATGAACAAATTTGCAACATGA
- a CDS encoding Na(+)/H(+) antiporter subunit B encodes MKKTHIKTNDVILQTVTKVVFFIIIIFSIYLFFAGHYTPGGGFIGGLMTSSAIVLLLLAYDVKTVINILPVNYINLAAAGLLIAVLTGVGSFFFGVPFLSHTFGHVDLPILGDTELATAVLFDLGVYLVVIGVTLTIIQTIGETE; translated from the coding sequence ATGAAAAAAACACATATCAAAACAAACGATGTGATTCTGCAGACGGTTACTAAAGTTGTGTTCTTTATTATCATCATTTTCTCGATTTATCTCTTTTTCGCCGGGCACTACACACCTGGCGGCGGATTTATTGGAGGATTAATGACTTCCTCCGCGATCGTGCTGCTTCTGCTTGCTTATGATGTAAAAACAGTGATCAATATTCTGCCTGTCAATTACATTAATCTTGCTGCAGCAGGACTGCTGATTGCTGTATTAACGGGTGTCGGCTCTTTCTTTTTCGGCGTTCCGTTTTTATCCCATACGTTCGGTCATGTTGATCTGCCGATTCTCGGAGATACGGAGCTTGCTACAGCAGTCTTGTTTGATCTTGGTGTTTATCTGGTTGTTATCGGTGTAACACTGACCATTATTCAGACGATTGGAGAGACGGAATAA
- a CDS encoding Na+/H+ antiporter subunit A → MSLLHAAIISPFLLAILIPFLYKYFRSIHTGWFVLILPIVLFVYFLGFIGDTVQSTVNWIPSLGINFTAYVDGLGLLFALLITGIGSLVVLYSIYYLSKEKEKLNHFYVYLLMFMGAMLGVVLSDNVIVLYTFWEFTSLSSFLLIGYWYHREKSRYGALKSMLITVFGGLSMLGGFVLLYLMTGTFSIREMIEAVPGIMNNQLFIPALVLVLLGAFTKSAQFPFYIWLPDAMEAPTPVSAYLHSATMVKAGIYLVARFSPVFAMTAEWFWLVSIFGLVTLFWGSLNAVKQTDLKAILAFSTVSQLGLIMSLLGVGAAALHYDSLDDNFYTVATVAAIFHLINHATFKGSLFMVAGIVDHETGTRDIRKLGGLMSFMPITFTIAVIGAFSMAGLPPFNGFLSKEMFFTGMLNVTKMDIFNMETWGLLFPVLAWIASIFTFLYSMVLVFKTFTGPVQLEKLERKPHEAPLGMLISPIILGSLVVIFGFFPNLLSYTLIEPAVESIMPSLLPAGKKFEVHITFWHGFTPELMMTIGVIAIGAIGYLTLGKWRKVYDLFPKKLALNKFYDASLSGMERHSNTFTRFYMTGFIRDYLAYIFVFLIVITGGTLAIKGGFSFNLNGTAKIGIYEAVLAFAMVLGTFTILLSKSRLTAIIALGSVGYSLALFFVLFRAPDLALTQLVIETVSVALFLLCFYFLPSFKKREKKLSFRLVNFLISFGVGLVVTLVAISANSNRASETISSFFIENSYTEAGGKNMVNVILVDFRGFDTLFEITVLGIAALGIYAMVKLRMAKGEEG, encoded by the coding sequence ATGTCGTTATTGCATGCGGCTATCATCTCACCATTTCTACTGGCCATTCTGATACCTTTCCTTTATAAATATTTCAGAAGCATACATACTGGTTGGTTTGTCCTTATTTTGCCTATTGTATTGTTCGTTTATTTTCTTGGATTTATCGGGGATACCGTTCAATCAACTGTAAATTGGATTCCATCGCTTGGCATCAACTTTACAGCCTATGTGGACGGGCTTGGTCTGCTTTTTGCTTTGCTGATTACAGGTATCGGATCACTCGTCGTCCTGTATTCCATTTATTATCTCTCAAAAGAAAAAGAAAAATTAAATCATTTTTATGTTTATCTGCTTATGTTTATGGGGGCTATGCTTGGTGTTGTTCTTTCAGATAATGTCATTGTGCTCTACACTTTCTGGGAATTTACCAGTCTTTCATCGTTCTTATTAATCGGTTATTGGTACCACAGAGAAAAATCAAGATACGGTGCATTAAAGTCGATGTTGATTACGGTATTTGGCGGACTTTCGATGCTTGGGGGTTTTGTCCTGCTCTATTTGATGACAGGAACGTTCAGCATCCGTGAAATGATTGAAGCTGTTCCTGGCATTATGAACAATCAGCTGTTTATTCCGGCTCTTGTTCTTGTCCTGCTAGGAGCGTTTACCAAATCTGCTCAATTTCCATTTTACATCTGGCTTCCAGATGCGATGGAGGCACCAACGCCTGTCAGCGCGTATCTTCACTCAGCGACGATGGTTAAAGCAGGAATTTATCTTGTTGCAAGGTTCAGCCCTGTATTTGCGATGACGGCTGAATGGTTTTGGCTTGTCAGCATTTTCGGACTCGTTACGCTGTTCTGGGGCTCATTAAATGCTGTAAAGCAAACCGATTTAAAAGCGATTCTCGCTTTCTCAACTGTGAGTCAGCTTGGATTAATCATGTCTTTGCTCGGAGTCGGCGCAGCCGCTCTACATTACGATTCACTTGATGATAATTTTTATACGGTAGCTACTGTTGCAGCTATTTTTCATTTAATTAATCATGCGACATTTAAAGGAAGTCTTTTCATGGTAGCTGGTATTGTTGACCATGAAACCGGCACACGTGATATCCGCAAGCTCGGGGGTTTGATGAGCTTTATGCCGATTACGTTCACAATCGCTGTTATTGGGGCTTTCTCAATGGCCGGTCTGCCGCCATTTAACGGATTTTTAAGTAAAGAAATGTTCTTTACCGGAATGCTCAATGTAACAAAAATGGATATTTTTAACATGGAAACATGGGGCTTATTATTTCCTGTTCTCGCGTGGATTGCGAGTATCTTTACGTTCTTATACAGCATGGTGCTTGTATTTAAAACTTTTACAGGTCCTGTTCAATTGGAGAAGCTCGAGCGCAAACCGCATGAAGCACCTCTCGGCATGCTGATTTCTCCTATCATTCTCGGTTCACTTGTTGTGATTTTCGGATTTTTCCCGAATCTGCTGTCTTATACACTAATCGAGCCTGCAGTAGAATCGATCATGCCGTCGCTGCTTCCTGCAGGCAAAAAATTCGAAGTCCATATCACCTTCTGGCATGGTTTCACTCCTGAATTAATGATGACTATCGGAGTGATCGCAATAGGTGCAATCGGATACTTGACACTTGGAAAATGGAGAAAAGTATATGATCTGTTCCCGAAAAAACTTGCGCTCAATAAATTCTATGATGCTTCTCTAAGCGGCATGGAACGTCATTCAAACACGTTTACGCGCTTTTACATGACAGGGTTCATCAGAGATTATCTTGCCTATATTTTTGTTTTCCTGATTGTGATAACAGGCGGAACGCTGGCCATCAAAGGAGGATTTTCATTCAATTTGAATGGTACTGCGAAGATTGGCATTTATGAGGCTGTTCTTGCTTTTGCCATGGTGCTTGGAACGTTCACGATTTTATTATCAAAATCCAGATTGACCGCTATTATTGCACTCGGATCAGTCGGCTACAGTTTAGCCCTGTTCTTTGTCCTGTTTCGCGCACCAGACCTTGCTCTTACCCAGCTTGTAATTGAAACGGTATCGGTGGCGCTGTTTTTACTCTGCTTCTACTTCCTGCCTTCTTTTAAGAAAAGAGAAAAGAAGCTCAGCTTCCGATTGGTCAATTTCCTCATTTCATTTGGAGTAGGCCTTGTTGTCACATTAGTCGCCATTTCGGCAAACAGCAATCGTGCCAGCGAAACAATTTCATCTTTCTTTATTGAAAACAGCTATACAGAAGCCGGCGGAAAAAATATGGTCAACGTCATACTGGTAGATTTCCGCGGTTTTGATACTTTGTTTGAGATTACTGTTCTTGGCATTGCTGCACTTGGTATTTACGCCATGGTCAAACTTCGGATGGCAAAGGGGGAGGAAGGATGA
- a CDS encoding transglycosylase domain-containing protein has translation MTALRSIIGWICLFIMAPVLIYLFLISGDEVKNVKAVSTVLDEKIPLKEIPLTQNSFIVDQNGTLVSEVVTNQENRSFVPFDKIPEAVKTIFIVSEDQKFYEHMGFDPAGMARAVMINAKNQSIEQGGSTITQQLARNVFLSHEKTYNRKLSELLYSYHIERTFSKEEILEGYLNAVYFHNGVYGVQMASNYYFSKPIDKLTLSQIAFISAIPNNPTLYDPIKHFENTKKRQQLLLNNLLDDEYITQEQYDSASAEKIRLNLHHRTDRYPDYVTYVHDELKRLIAENEGYTKREADADGDEKAILEEELKNRVHEVVKKGVIIHTALDPARQANVADAFKNHLSDSSVQGASVVIDHHAHQIKALYGGHDYQKFDFNRAYQAYRQPGSAIKPLLDYVPYIDVKNASASSLISARPFCKKDYCPQNYDEKTYGNVTLETAFKKSYNTPAVRMLDEVGIEKGYSYLKPFGFRSVTDADYVLPSAIGGFTHGFSPLELTQAYSAFANDGVFHKSHAIIKITDLQGNALYKWQEKPVKVWKSTTNNEMRKLLSAVTASGTGTKANHSAPYTGGKTGTTNDYKDLWFVGLTDRYAAGVWIGKDKSVSIANLANSAPQQLIWRDITKNR, from the coding sequence GTGACAGCATTGCGTTCAATAATCGGCTGGATATGCCTGTTTATCATGGCCCCCGTTCTTATTTATTTATTTTTGATCTCTGGGGATGAAGTAAAAAATGTAAAAGCTGTATCAACGGTTTTAGATGAAAAGATTCCTTTAAAAGAAATTCCTCTGACACAAAATAGTTTTATCGTTGATCAAAACGGGACCCTCGTCTCTGAGGTCGTCACAAATCAAGAAAACCGGAGCTTCGTCCCTTTTGATAAGATTCCCGAAGCTGTTAAAACCATTTTCATCGTTTCAGAGGATCAGAAATTCTATGAACATATGGGATTTGATCCTGCCGGGATGGCGAGAGCGGTAATGATTAATGCCAAAAACCAATCCATCGAACAAGGCGGAAGCACGATTACCCAGCAGCTTGCCCGCAATGTCTTTTTATCACACGAGAAAACCTATAATCGGAAGCTGAGTGAGCTCCTGTATTCCTATCACATAGAGAGAACCTTTTCAAAAGAAGAAATTCTCGAGGGTTATTTAAACGCCGTCTATTTTCATAACGGGGTATACGGGGTTCAAATGGCAAGCAATTATTATTTCAGCAAGCCAATCGACAAGCTGACGCTTTCTCAAATTGCTTTTATCAGTGCAATTCCGAATAATCCGACCTTATATGATCCGATCAAGCATTTTGAAAATACAAAGAAAAGACAGCAGCTGCTGCTTAATAATCTATTAGACGATGAATATATTACTCAAGAACAATACGACTCTGCTTCAGCAGAAAAGATCAGATTAAATCTGCATCATCGGACAGACCGCTACCCTGACTACGTCACCTATGTACATGATGAACTAAAACGCCTTATTGCTGAAAATGAAGGCTACACTAAAAGAGAAGCAGATGCGGACGGGGATGAAAAAGCCATCCTTGAGGAAGAGCTTAAAAACAGAGTGCATGAAGTAGTGAAAAAAGGCGTGATCATTCATACGGCTCTTGATCCGGCCCGGCAGGCTAACGTTGCTGATGCTTTTAAAAATCATCTAAGTGATTCTTCTGTTCAAGGAGCGAGCGTGGTAATTGATCATCATGCTCATCAAATAAAAGCCTTATATGGCGGCCATGATTATCAAAAATTCGATTTCAACCGCGCTTACCAGGCATATCGCCAGCCAGGGTCAGCCATAAAACCATTGCTCGATTATGTTCCGTATATAGATGTGAAAAATGCTTCCGCATCGTCCCTTATAAGCGCAAGACCTTTTTGTAAGAAAGACTATTGCCCCCAAAATTATGATGAGAAAACTTACGGAAATGTGACACTTGAAACGGCTTTTAAAAAATCATACAACACACCTGCAGTCAGAATGCTTGATGAAGTTGGCATTGAAAAAGGATATTCTTATTTAAAGCCGTTCGGTTTCCGTTCGGTAACGGATGCCGATTACGTGCTTCCTTCAGCAATCGGCGGCTTCACACATGGATTTTCACCTTTAGAACTTACGCAAGCCTATTCGGCTTTTGCAAATGATGGTGTCTTCCATAAAAGCCATGCCATTATCAAAATAACGGATTTACAAGGGAACGCTTTATACAAATGGCAGGAAAAACCGGTAAAAGTGTGGAAAAGCACAACTAATAATGAAATGAGAAAGCTCTTATCGGCTGTTACAGCAAGCGGTACAGGAACAAAAGCCAATCATTCCGCTCCCTATACAGGCGGCAAAACAGGTACGACTAATGACTATAAAGATCTTTGGTTTGTCGGTTTAACCGATCGCTATGCTGCCGGCGTGTGGATTGGCAAAGACAAATCAGTCAGCATAGCGAATTTAGCCAACTCCGCCCCTCAGCAGCTTATATGGAGGGATATCACAAAAAATCGGTAG
- a CDS encoding Na(+)/H(+) antiporter subunit C, whose amino-acid sequence MEILMAIVAGLLFMAATYLMLSKSLLRIIIGTGLLSHGAHLLILTMGGLKKGAAPLLGEEASSYVDPLPQALILTAIVISFGVTSFLLVLAYRAYQELGSDDMDQLRGNDHNE is encoded by the coding sequence ATGGAGATTTTAATGGCAATCGTTGCTGGTTTATTGTTTATGGCTGCAACTTATTTAATGCTTTCAAAAAGCTTGCTTCGCATTATTATCGGTACAGGCTTGCTCAGTCATGGCGCCCATCTTCTAATCCTTACAATGGGAGGCCTGAAAAAAGGCGCAGCGCCTTTACTTGGCGAAGAAGCTTCATCATATGTCGATCCTCTGCCGCAGGCTTTGATTTTAACGGCAATTGTTATCAGCTTTGGTGTTACATCCTTCTTGCTTGTTTTAGCTTACAGAGCGTATCAGGAACTCGGAAGTGATGATATGGATCAGTTAAGGGGAAATGATCATAATGAATAA